The Chthonomonas sp. genome includes a window with the following:
- a CDS encoding response regulator transcription factor: MSGPIKIVVAEDEAAYRNALQKCLSLMPECDLVAICKDGQEALDTCLQNPPDVLLTDINMPRMDGVELIRRLLKQEKDVRVVVLTVQEDSDTVFDAIRAGALGYLLKTSTPNDVVDAIRFAERGEAKITPKIAAQVLADFRRVREDDDTDDTELYVLSDRESEILDLIAKGLRNKEIASQLCIAEKTVKNHVSNILKALQVNSRTEAAMKALRAKLVADN, from the coding sequence ATGAGTGGCCCCATCAAGATCGTCGTCGCAGAAGATGAGGCGGCGTACCGTAATGCGCTGCAAAAGTGCCTCAGTCTGATGCCGGAATGCGATTTGGTGGCGATCTGCAAGGATGGTCAGGAGGCGCTCGACACGTGCCTGCAGAATCCTCCCGACGTGCTGCTCACGGACATCAACATGCCGCGGATGGACGGGGTCGAGCTGATCCGGCGCCTGCTTAAGCAAGAAAAGGATGTCCGGGTGGTCGTACTGACTGTTCAAGAAGACTCGGACACGGTGTTTGACGCGATCCGCGCAGGTGCGTTAGGCTACTTGCTGAAGACCTCCACGCCGAACGATGTAGTGGATGCGATTCGCTTTGCCGAGCGCGGCGAGGCCAAGATCACGCCGAAGATTGCCGCGCAAGTGCTCGCCGATTTCCGGCGAGTCCGTGAGGACGATGACACCGACGACACCGAACTGTACGTCCTCAGCGACCGCGAATCAGAGATCCTTGATCTGATTGCCAAAGGGCTCCGAAACAAGGAAATCGCCAGTCAACTCTGCATCGCGGAGAAAACGGTGAAGAACCACGTGAGCAATATTCTCAAGGCGCTTCAGGTCAACAGCCGCACCGAGGCGGCGATGAAGGCGCTTCGCGCTAAGCTCGTCGCGGATAACTAA
- a CDS encoding MBL fold metallo-hydrolase — protein sequence MVEAVILGSGTSNGVPTLGVEYSAEFLAKPKNHRTRSSLLLRGPEGNLLVDCSPEMRLQLLREDVSQVDAVIITHTHADHIMGMDDLRAFVLKTGRDMPVYAYPEHQVDIRRVFAYAFAELPPGIEVPRFELMDLPPVLKTCGMEVQSFRVRHGATEVAALKVNRFGYITDVSEIPAEVWPHFCDLDTLVIDAVRRRPHPNHLHFARAIEVAEQLGAKMTYFTHLSHDYDHDITERDELPPTIRLAFDGLRIDIL from the coding sequence ATGGTTGAGGCGGTTATTCTCGGTTCGGGAACCAGCAATGGAGTGCCGACGCTCGGCGTCGAGTACTCGGCGGAGTTCCTCGCCAAGCCTAAGAATCACCGCACTCGTTCCAGCCTGCTGTTGCGGGGTCCGGAGGGCAATCTGCTGGTCGATTGCAGCCCTGAAATGCGGTTGCAGCTTCTCCGCGAAGATGTCAGCCAAGTGGACGCGGTGATCATCACGCACACGCATGCGGACCACATCATGGGCATGGACGACCTCCGCGCATTTGTTCTGAAGACGGGGCGCGACATGCCCGTCTATGCCTACCCTGAGCACCAGGTGGATATCCGTCGCGTGTTCGCCTATGCTTTCGCCGAACTCCCGCCCGGCATCGAAGTCCCGCGCTTCGAGTTGATGGACTTGCCCCCGGTACTAAAGACTTGCGGAATGGAGGTGCAGAGCTTCCGCGTTCGGCACGGCGCAACGGAGGTTGCCGCGCTGAAGGTGAACCGCTTCGGCTACATCACGGACGTGAGCGAGATCCCGGCGGAGGTCTGGCCGCACTTTTGCGACCTGGACACTCTGGTCATCGACGCGGTGCGGCGCCGCCCTCACCCAAACCATCTCCACTTTGCACGGGCCATCGAGGTCGCCGAGCAACTCGGGGCAAAGATGACCTACTTCACCCACCTGAGCCACGACTACGATCACGATATCACCGAGCGGGACGAGTTGCCCCCCACCATACGGTTAGCCTTCGATGGCTTGCGCATCGACATTCTGTAG
- the prfB gene encoding peptide chain release factor 2, giving the protein MLNLEQQNAFDEARARLESVAVHLDRPRLQSQIAELEEQSASPTLWDDPSAANKLLRRLSSLKGRLTPLDNLLKAEQDVRELYEMLRAEPSEDIEKEADQMALQLVKDIDAYELQTLLGGEFDDRNALLEINAGAGGSEACDWASMLYRMYLRWAELKNYKVELLSETPGDVVGYRGVQISIQGPNAYGYLKAENGVHRLVRISPFDANARRHTSFAKVEVLPEVEESEVDINPDDLKVETLRAGGAGGQHVNKTESAIRITHIPTGIVVQCQNERSQHKNRASAMSVLAARLAEVQRVQSADKLKELKGDGGPAAWGRQIRSYVMQPYTMVKDHRTGHETGNTIGVMDGDIDGFIEAFLKRPPSGDEFIE; this is encoded by the coding sequence ATGCTGAACCTGGAACAGCAAAACGCTTTTGATGAAGCGCGGGCTCGGCTTGAGTCGGTAGCGGTTCACTTGGATCGACCGCGCCTGCAGAGTCAGATTGCGGAGTTGGAAGAGCAGTCCGCGAGCCCTACACTTTGGGACGATCCTTCTGCTGCCAACAAACTTCTTCGAAGACTGAGTTCTCTCAAGGGTCGCCTCACTCCTCTCGACAACCTGCTCAAGGCGGAGCAAGATGTGCGCGAGCTGTACGAAATGCTGCGCGCTGAGCCCTCAGAGGACATCGAGAAAGAGGCCGACCAAATGGCCCTTCAGTTGGTGAAGGACATCGACGCGTACGAGTTGCAGACGTTGCTCGGCGGCGAGTTTGACGACCGCAATGCACTCCTAGAAATCAACGCGGGAGCCGGAGGAAGCGAGGCGTGCGACTGGGCATCGATGCTCTACCGCATGTACCTGCGCTGGGCGGAACTCAAGAACTACAAGGTGGAATTGCTCAGCGAGACCCCGGGTGATGTGGTGGGTTACCGCGGAGTACAGATTTCGATCCAGGGTCCAAACGCCTATGGCTATCTAAAGGCCGAGAACGGGGTGCATCGACTGGTGCGCATCTCGCCGTTCGATGCCAATGCGCGACGACACACGTCGTTCGCCAAGGTCGAAGTACTTCCAGAAGTTGAAGAGAGTGAAGTCGACATCAACCCGGATGATCTCAAGGTTGAAACGTTGCGCGCGGGCGGTGCCGGTGGACAGCACGTCAACAAAACCGAATCGGCGATCCGCATCACCCACATCCCCACCGGAATCGTGGTGCAGTGCCAAAACGAACGGTCGCAGCACAAAAACCGAGCGTCCGCCATGTCGGTCCTCGCGGCGCGCTTGGCCGAAGTGCAGCGCGTTCAGTCAGCGGACAAGCTCAAGGAATTGAAGGGCGACGGGGGTCCAGCGGCGTGGGGTCGCCAGATCCGGAGCTATGTGATGCAGCCGTATACGATGGTCAAGGATCATCGAACGGGTCACGAGACCGGTAACACGATCGGAGTCATGGACGGCGACATCGATGGTTTCATCGAGGCGTTTCTCAAGCGCCCGCCGAGTGGCGACGAGTTCATCGAATAG
- a CDS encoding SurA N-terminal domain-containing protein, translating into MKVKTLKYLPILAALAVGLTGCGKSGPAASKGDTLAIVNGEKISLDEYLRYMENKPQMRVVTGDGQVAAAQVADTVGFQSLQDLIQQKLVLQMAKDEGVLPTEDDLIKEIEFQKKLRSTFMSDMTRIGLTVDDIRVRLKVDLARERLLTKNITVKPEEIDQYIKDNPQAFTTPAMAETLYIFARNEDRRAVVEKELARGQAFATVAAQYSQNQSPDGSNVYQERVIERMPVQFRAAIVKAAVSTQTDWIRMDDGFVKFYVRNKTEAKKETIDDTKKESVRRQLAIQKGMQAREIDKTLLNKFKEAKIDVKYDPLKALYGDFDKKLKETKSGATGS; encoded by the coding sequence TTGAAAGTGAAAACCTTAAAGTATTTACCCATCCTTGCGGCACTCGCGGTCGGCCTCACAGGCTGCGGCAAGAGCGGCCCAGCTGCCTCGAAGGGCGACACCCTTGCCATCGTAAACGGTGAGAAGATTTCTCTCGACGAGTACTTGCGGTACATGGAGAACAAGCCTCAGATGCGGGTCGTGACCGGTGACGGTCAGGTCGCCGCCGCGCAGGTCGCGGACACGGTCGGCTTCCAGTCGCTCCAGGACTTGATCCAGCAGAAGCTCGTTCTGCAAATGGCCAAGGACGAGGGCGTGCTGCCCACCGAAGACGATTTGATCAAGGAGATTGAGTTCCAGAAGAAGCTTCGATCGACCTTTATGAGCGACATGACCCGGATCGGTCTCACCGTAGACGATATTCGCGTCCGCCTCAAGGTCGACTTGGCTCGGGAGCGTTTGCTCACGAAGAACATCACGGTCAAGCCCGAAGAAATCGACCAGTACATCAAGGACAATCCCCAGGCTTTCACCACGCCAGCGATGGCTGAGACGCTGTACATCTTCGCTCGCAATGAGGACCGCAGGGCGGTCGTCGAGAAGGAGCTCGCTCGCGGTCAGGCGTTTGCCACCGTTGCGGCGCAGTACAGCCAGAATCAGAGCCCGGACGGCAGCAATGTGTATCAGGAGCGCGTCATTGAGCGCATGCCGGTCCAGTTCCGCGCCGCGATTGTCAAGGCAGCGGTCAGCACCCAGACCGATTGGATTCGCATGGACGACGGTTTCGTCAAGTTCTACGTCCGCAACAAGACTGAAGCCAAGAAGGAGACCATCGACGACACCAAGAAGGAAAGCGTTCGACGCCAGTTGGCCATCCAGAAGGGTATGCAAGCTCGCGAAATCGACAAGACCCTCTTGAACAAGTTCAAGGAAGCAAAGATCGACGTCAAGTACGACCCGCTCAAGGCTCTGTACGGCGACTTCGACAAAAAGCTGAAGGAGACCAAGTCCGGCGCGACCGGCAGCTAA
- a CDS encoding ABC transporter ATP-binding protein — MPVASIHNLTVQYGRFVALNQFSVEVPEGCVGLLGPNGAGKSTLIKTLLGLVKPAGGTASVLGLDIATHPADIRSVVGYMPEQDCHIPGMSGVGFVAYAGELSGLSPSEALRRAHEVLEYSGLGEARYRLVETYSTGMKQRVKLAQALVHGPKLLLLDEPTNGLDPKGRDEMLDLIIDITRTKGMNVIVSSHLLPDIERTCEKIVVVLRGELRSQGAISDLTSLEGWPVDVELRESNTAFLDLVRQRSGQVIQSDAHSTRIVAPGTPEEVTRFLLQCAAETGSQIRSVRLAHRSLEEVFLEVLR; from the coding sequence ATGCCGGTTGCCTCCATTCATAACCTCACCGTTCAGTACGGGCGATTCGTCGCTCTGAACCAGTTTTCCGTAGAGGTGCCGGAGGGCTGTGTTGGGCTCCTGGGACCCAACGGTGCGGGGAAGTCCACGCTCATCAAGACGCTTTTGGGGCTCGTGAAGCCCGCGGGAGGGACTGCCTCCGTTCTGGGGTTAGACATTGCCACGCATCCGGCCGATATCCGATCCGTCGTCGGCTACATGCCGGAGCAGGATTGCCACATTCCTGGCATGAGTGGAGTCGGATTCGTGGCTTACGCGGGCGAACTCTCTGGACTGAGCCCTTCCGAGGCGTTGCGCCGAGCCCACGAGGTGTTGGAGTACTCCGGCCTGGGGGAGGCTCGCTACCGACTGGTGGAGACCTACTCGACCGGCATGAAGCAAAGAGTTAAGCTCGCCCAAGCGTTGGTACACGGCCCAAAGCTTTTGCTGCTGGACGAACCCACCAACGGCCTCGACCCGAAGGGTCGCGACGAAATGCTCGATCTGATCATCGACATCACCCGCACCAAGGGGATGAACGTGATCGTCTCAAGTCACTTGCTCCCGGACATTGAACGGACATGCGAAAAGATCGTAGTCGTCCTGCGCGGCGAACTCCGGTCACAGGGCGCGATCAGCGACTTAACTTCGCTCGAAGGCTGGCCCGTGGACGTGGAGCTGCGCGAGTCGAACACGGCATTCCTGGATCTGGTGCGGCAGCGGTCAGGTCAAGTGATCCAGTCGGATGCCCATAGCACCCGGATCGTCGCCCCCGGAACCCCGGAGGAGGTGACTCGATTCCTGCTGCAGTGTGCGGCGGAGACCGGGTCACAGATCAGGAGCGTAAGGCTAGCGCACCGCTCACTTGAGGAAGTGTTCTTGGAGGTGCTTCGATGA
- a CDS encoding OsmC family protein has product MVNVEWKGQMAFEANPPSGNRFVMDAYPEAGGANRGPTPLEALLSSIAACSAMDVISILEKKKQVVTSYRVEVDGERSAPEGAYPRPYTSITVRHIVAGDNLDPAAVERAVQLSDEKYCTVVSTLRAAPEVKSVWEIASPVS; this is encoded by the coding sequence ATGGTTAACGTTGAATGGAAGGGCCAGATGGCCTTTGAAGCGAACCCGCCTTCGGGCAATCGATTTGTCATGGACGCATACCCCGAGGCCGGCGGTGCCAACCGCGGACCGACCCCTTTGGAAGCCCTGCTGAGCAGCATCGCTGCATGCAGCGCGATGGACGTTATATCGATCCTTGAGAAGAAGAAGCAGGTGGTGACTTCGTACCGCGTCGAGGTTGACGGCGAGCGCAGTGCACCCGAGGGCGCGTACCCCCGCCCCTACACCTCGATCACGGTGCGGCACATCGTCGCCGGTGATAACTTGGACCCAGCTGCGGTCGAGCGGGCAGTTCAACTCAGCGATGAGAAGTACTGCACCGTGGTGAGCACGCTGCGTGCAGCTCCTGAAGTCAAGAGCGTTTGGGAAATCGCTTCGCCGGTTAGCTGA
- a CDS encoding TetR/AcrR family transcriptional regulator — protein sequence MDRRTELLKCAYEIVGRDGLEGLHARAVASELGINHATVHYYFPTRNDLLLALVDYAEERFLKDREAILARASDPISKMEAEIALYEAYCRPASRFFRVWTSLFVAAQSSDVLRDRLRRFSNVWTQRFADTKNLAGYATTLSQGPLAEPYTFIATMLGLGLMAQLHQNLDDTRFRIDKIVDTVFERKPD from the coding sequence ATGGACCGAAGAACCGAACTACTGAAATGCGCCTACGAAATCGTAGGGCGTGATGGGCTCGAAGGGCTGCACGCCCGGGCAGTCGCGTCGGAACTCGGGATCAACCATGCGACCGTGCACTACTACTTCCCGACTCGGAACGACTTGCTTCTGGCGCTCGTGGACTATGCCGAGGAGCGGTTCCTCAAAGACCGTGAGGCAATCCTGGCGCGAGCATCCGATCCGATCTCGAAGATGGAGGCGGAGATTGCCTTGTACGAGGCCTACTGCCGCCCCGCAAGCCGATTCTTTCGCGTCTGGACGTCGCTATTCGTTGCAGCCCAATCGAGCGACGTCCTGCGCGATCGACTGCGCCGATTCAGCAACGTGTGGACCCAGCGGTTCGCAGATACGAAGAACCTCGCGGGCTATGCCACGACGCTAAGCCAAGGACCGCTCGCCGAGCCGTACACGTTCATTGCGACGATGCTCGGGCTAGGGCTGATGGCGCAATTGCACCAGAACCTGGACGACACCCGCTTCCGGATCGACAAGATCGTCGACACCGTTTTTGAGCGCAAACCGGACTAA
- a CDS encoding ABC transporter ATP-binding protein, translating into MSVLEVNDLRVAISQTQILRGVSFDLQAGQTLGVVGESGCGKSMTGHALMGMVPAPGVVTGSIRLAGRELMSLRERDWQQIRGSEIAVVMQDPFSSLNPVMRVGHQIAEVYELHRGMGRTEARKAAVTMLERVGVPEPEKSARKFPHQMSGGQRQRVVIACAFACQPKVLIADEPTTALDVSLQAQILQLLKRLQEENGTAVLLISHDIGVIAEVSQRMAVFYAGRVVEQGVTGEVLTNPRHPYTRALLASVPRVGAHRLESIPGQPPAFNAMPMGCAYAPRCPLRAEQCEQDPALESDGSGHRVACWRPNG; encoded by the coding sequence ATGTCGGTGCTGGAAGTGAACGACCTGCGGGTCGCCATATCGCAGACGCAAATCCTGCGTGGGGTCAGCTTCGACCTGCAAGCAGGTCAGACCCTTGGGGTGGTTGGCGAATCAGGTTGCGGCAAATCGATGACGGGCCACGCCCTTATGGGCATGGTGCCAGCGCCGGGCGTGGTCACCGGATCGATCCGGCTTGCCGGGCGCGAGTTGATGAGTTTGCGCGAACGAGACTGGCAGCAGATCCGAGGATCAGAGATCGCGGTCGTGATGCAAGATCCATTCAGTAGCCTGAACCCCGTCATGCGCGTGGGGCACCAGATCGCCGAGGTCTACGAGCTTCACCGGGGAATGGGCCGCACCGAGGCCAGGAAGGCAGCCGTGACAATGCTTGAGCGCGTGGGGGTGCCGGAGCCCGAGAAGTCAGCGCGCAAGTTTCCCCACCAGATGTCCGGCGGCCAGCGCCAGCGTGTGGTGATCGCGTGCGCCTTCGCGTGCCAACCGAAGGTCCTGATTGCGGACGAACCGACCACCGCGCTCGACGTAAGCCTCCAGGCGCAGATTTTGCAGCTACTGAAGAGGTTGCAGGAGGAGAACGGTACCGCAGTGCTGCTCATCTCGCACGATATCGGAGTCATCGCCGAGGTGTCGCAGCGGATGGCGGTTTTCTACGCTGGACGCGTGGTCGAACAGGGAGTCACTGGTGAGGTTCTGACCAACCCAAGGCACCCCTACACCCGTGCGCTCCTGGCTTCCGTCCCCCGAGTTGGCGCGCATCGATTGGAATCGATTCCAGGTCAGCCACCCGCATTCAACGCCATGCCAATGGGATGCGCGTATGCGCCGCGATGTCCGCTAAGGGCTGAGCAGTGTGAGCAGGACCCCGCGCTCGAGTCAGATGGAAGTGGCCACCGCGTGGCTTGCTGGCGACCGAACGGTTAG
- a CDS encoding ABC transporter permease subunit has protein sequence MSSPVFDLSYRNALSSKLLSRGPWWAIARQILKVNLKKRGLWVLTAFSGWWYLILIITVYVFEQIAVQGQGNGIHRANTFFQRVQWGDQMLHAMQFGQIFLLFMALMCGAGSIANDNRSNALLVYLSRRCTKADYLFGKWLGIFLSILIAYSVPHLFFLLYGSLTYLDYGFISRDPWVPLRLIAALPIIAAIYASLVVGISSMFNQGRIAGAVLAATYFLSNLFTKAVQMVLMMQMFGHEPDRPSRRQMAQDFAPAQGFVNMFHLSIDGIVNGLAKHVMGFKGTNYSLLQNSGLPAIHAPTLGIWVGLALVVVVGSLGIAWRRIRAVEVVQ, from the coding sequence ATGAGTTCACCGGTCTTTGATCTCAGCTATCGCAACGCGCTATCCAGCAAACTGCTGTCCCGCGGACCCTGGTGGGCGATCGCCCGGCAGATTCTCAAAGTCAACCTGAAGAAGCGGGGCCTTTGGGTGCTGACCGCATTCTCGGGCTGGTGGTATCTCATCCTGATCATCACCGTGTACGTGTTCGAGCAGATCGCGGTGCAGGGGCAAGGCAATGGAATCCATCGTGCGAACACGTTCTTCCAGCGCGTCCAATGGGGAGATCAAATGCTCCACGCCATGCAGTTCGGACAGATCTTCCTGCTGTTCATGGCGCTCATGTGCGGGGCGGGCAGCATCGCCAATGACAACCGCTCGAACGCCTTGCTCGTGTACCTGAGTAGACGATGCACGAAGGCCGATTACCTCTTCGGAAAGTGGCTCGGCATCTTCTTGTCCATTCTCATTGCGTACAGCGTTCCGCACCTATTCTTCTTGCTCTATGGGTCGCTGACCTATCTGGACTACGGGTTCATTTCCCGCGATCCGTGGGTCCCCCTGCGTCTGATCGCTGCGCTTCCGATCATCGCCGCGATCTATGCGAGTCTGGTTGTGGGGATCAGCAGCATGTTTAATCAGGGCCGCATCGCAGGTGCTGTGCTAGCAGCGACGTATTTCCTGTCGAACCTCTTCACCAAGGCCGTGCAGATGGTCTTGATGATGCAGATGTTCGGTCACGAGCCCGATCGTCCATCCCGTCGCCAGATGGCTCAGGACTTCGCCCCTGCCCAGGGCTTTGTGAACATGTTCCATCTGAGCATTGACGGGATCGTGAACGGCCTGGCCAAGCACGTGATGGGCTTCAAGGGCACCAACTACTCGCTCCTCCAGAATTCGGGACTCCCCGCGATCCACGCACCTACGTTAGGCATTTGGGTGGGGTTGGCCCTGGTCGTGGTCGTCGGGTCGTTGGGGATCGCCTGGAGACGGATCCGCGCGGTGGAGGTGGTCCAATGA
- a CDS encoding FliA/WhiG family RNA polymerase sigma factor has translation MALSPEQLKRAWVDFKVYKDPNARVELINHYSYLVKITAGRLVTSIPGGLDREDLVGAGVIGLIKSVDQFDPTRDVKFETYAIALVRGAILEMLRDEDWVPRSIREKLKALDRAQMALESKNGRPATERELAENLGISDVEVSELLVRLGRTNVYSLDDVLSTGDGDDNINFVDMIVDQGASTAAETEGREVRRIMSAGIDRLPERERLVVALYYFEGLTFKEIGKVLGVSESRVYQLHTQAMTRMRNFMREQGAAPVA, from the coding sequence ATGGCTCTTTCGCCCGAACAATTGAAGCGTGCCTGGGTTGATTTCAAGGTCTACAAAGACCCGAATGCTCGTGTCGAGCTGATCAACCACTACTCTTACCTCGTGAAGATCACCGCTGGCCGATTGGTCACTTCGATCCCTGGTGGCCTCGACCGAGAAGACTTGGTCGGAGCTGGAGTGATTGGGCTCATCAAGAGCGTCGATCAGTTTGACCCTACTCGCGACGTCAAGTTCGAGACCTACGCCATCGCGCTTGTTCGCGGTGCAATTCTCGAAATGTTACGCGACGAGGACTGGGTTCCACGTTCCATCCGAGAAAAGCTTAAGGCGCTCGACCGCGCCCAGATGGCTCTCGAAAGCAAGAATGGACGCCCGGCGACGGAGCGTGAGCTGGCCGAGAACCTTGGCATCAGCGACGTAGAAGTCAGCGAACTCCTCGTCCGCCTGGGCCGAACCAACGTTTACAGCCTCGACGACGTACTCTCGACCGGCGATGGCGACGACAACATCAACTTCGTGGACATGATCGTCGATCAGGGGGCGAGCACGGCCGCCGAAACCGAAGGACGCGAAGTCCGACGGATTATGTCGGCGGGCATCGATCGGCTTCCTGAGCGCGAACGACTTGTCGTCGCGCTTTATTACTTTGAAGGGCTGACCTTCAAAGAGATCGGCAAGGTACTCGGCGTCAGTGAATCGCGCGTGTATCAACTGCACACCCAGGCGATGACCCGCATGCGCAACTTTATGCGCGAGCAGGGAGCCGCTCCGGTCGCATAA